In Campylobacter concisus, a single window of DNA contains:
- a CDS encoding Cj0814 family flagellar-dependent secreted protein: MLSGIGGFSSVAKNFQLNEKHSIKSQIIYKNEISQPDTVEHKFNEVLGYKVGADGYFTSEFNEAAGIPKDYKIHSDTLKSLVNVNTNSGILKADFKNIDIAKTVGNAYKILSQVVGEDVLNSKESFNKEDLAKFPQGYEYDNKTLKVLKLHSKISDYMGADSSFQRNERTSITTTFYNSSTIGYYSEHKSLKPSTDILNSNSGGKEDINSGMYFDTTKDKYTGKDGNITKGGLLIGILNKNSHAIEGETTYHGKINGLDKNISSQEYQAKIRAFTDLHGHKYDKYSQSLVDSLPQDLKDFVDFARSLKFVGEINISDDGKESKSLFEIMQEDMKEAQKRLEKLIEQEKRTQKMLDKNRKYDKELEQNTRKNLEELEAMMKFNAKSVDIKA; encoded by the coding sequence ATGTTAAGCGGTATCGGTGGATTTTCGAGTGTCGCTAAAAATTTTCAACTAAATGAAAAACATAGCATAAAGAGTCAAATCATATATAAAAATGAAATCTCGCAGCCGGATACGGTCGAGCACAAATTTAACGAAGTTTTAGGTTATAAAGTAGGTGCGGACGGATATTTTACGTCCGAATTTAACGAAGCCGCAGGTATCCCAAAGGACTACAAAATCCACTCAGATACCTTAAAATCGCTCGTAAACGTAAATACTAATTCAGGAATTTTAAAAGCCGATTTTAAAAACATAGATATAGCCAAAACAGTCGGCAATGCATATAAAATTTTATCCCAAGTAGTAGGCGAGGACGTTTTAAATTCCAAAGAAAGTTTTAACAAAGAAGACCTCGCCAAATTTCCTCAAGGATACGAATACGACAATAAAACGCTCAAGGTATTAAAGCTTCATAGCAAAATATCAGACTATATGGGAGCCGATAGTAGCTTTCAAAGAAATGAACGGACTAGCATAACGACTACTTTTTATAATAGCTCCACGATCGGTTACTACTCAGAGCATAAGAGCTTAAAACCATCTACCGATATATTAAACAGCAACAGCGGCGGCAAAGAAGATATAAACAGCGGGATGTATTTTGATACTACAAAAGACAAATATACGGGTAAAGACGGCAATATAACCAAAGGCGGGCTTTTGATCGGTATTTTAAATAAAAATAGTCACGCCATAGAAGGTGAAACCACCTATCACGGCAAGATTAACGGGCTGGATAAAAACATATCCTCACAAGAGTACCAAGCAAAAATTAGAGCCTTTACCGACTTGCATGGACATAAATACGATAAATACTCGCAATCTTTAGTGGATTCATTGCCTCAAGATTTAAAAGATTTCGTAGATTTTGCAAGGAGTTTAAAATTTGTCGGCGAGATAAATATCAGCGACGACGGCAAAGAATCAAAAAGCCTCTTTGAAATAATGCAAGAGGATATGAAAGAGGCGCAAAAACGCCTAGAAAAGCTAATCGAGCAAGAAAAGCGAACACAAAAGATGCTGGATAAAAACAGAAAATACGACAAAGAGCTAGAGCAAAATACTAGAAAAAATTTAGAAGAACTTGAGGCGATGATGAAATTTAACGCTAAGAGCGTGGATATAAAGGCTTGA
- a CDS encoding YbgC/FadM family acyl-CoA thioesterase encodes MKIRIYYEDTDAGGIVYHANYIKFCERARSEAFFQAGLNFTKEGGYFVVSSLEAKFIASAVLGDEVFVRTKILELKKASLVLEQEIYKFDDKNAEKLLFRATITLAFMKEEKLAKINDEIKKFLENSKF; translated from the coding sequence GTGAAAATACGAATCTACTACGAAGATACCGATGCTGGCGGCATAGTCTATCACGCAAACTACATAAAATTTTGCGAGCGAGCTAGAAGTGAAGCATTTTTTCAGGCTGGGCTAAATTTTACAAAAGAGGGCGGATATTTTGTAGTTTCGTCGCTGGAGGCTAAATTTATAGCTTCTGCTGTGCTTGGCGATGAAGTATTTGTTAGAACCAAAATCTTAGAGCTTAAAAAAGCTAGTCTTGTTTTGGAGCAAGAAATTTATAAATTTGATGACAAAAATGCCGAAAAGCTACTTTTTAGAGCAACAATTACGTTAGCCTTTATGAAAGAAGAGAAGCTTGCTAAGATAAATGACGAGATAAAGAAATTTTTGGAGAATTCTAAATTTTAA
- a CDS encoding uracil-DNA glycosylase family protein, whose amino-acid sequence MNFNKDNRLLKKLFFLKLIGYKFIDKNFLSLSNYHDYNNIDELNREVKKCSLCSLRNSSKGVTAGIGNENSKIMFILFSKKNDSYENNSKKFLENAIKNSLNLDIKEIYISSLLRCEISQNDDKSPILSRSIELCRPYLFEEIRLIKPKIIVTLGEKAFMHLYPNLLLKGGFASIRGSILKNENSLILPTFSPEWISKNPSFENIFIDDLRKIKGVI is encoded by the coding sequence ATGAATTTTAATAAAGACAATAGGCTTTTAAAAAAATTATTTTTCTTAAAACTAATTGGCTATAAGTTTATTGATAAAAATTTTCTTAGTCTAAGCAATTATCATGATTACAACAATATTGATGAGCTAAATCGCGAAGTAAAAAAATGTTCTCTTTGTTCTTTGCGAAATAGTTCAAAAGGCGTAACAGCCGGCATCGGCAATGAAAATAGCAAAATCATGTTTATATTATTTTCTAAAAAAAATGATTCTTATGAAAATAACAGTAAAAAATTTTTAGAAAATGCTATAAAAAATAGTTTAAATTTAGATATAAAAGAAATTTATATAAGTTCTCTACTTCGGTGTGAAATTTCACAAAATGATGATAAAAGTCCGATTTTAAGCCGTTCTATTGAACTTTGTCGTCCTTATTTGTTTGAAGAGATTAGGCTGATAAAGCCAAAGATAATCGTGACTTTAGGGGAAAAAGCTTTTATGCATTTATACCCAAATTTATTGTTAAAAGGCGGATTTGCAAGCATAAGAGGTAGTATTTTAAAAAATGAAAATAGCCTTATTTTACCAACGTTTTCGCCAGAGTGGATCAGCAAAAATCCTAGTTTTGAAAATATTTTTATAGATGATTTAAGAAAGATCAAAGGAGTGATATGA